In Gemmatimonadaceae bacterium, one DNA window encodes the following:
- a CDS encoding CHAD domain-containing protein codes for MSEPQLTSELLAQPAARAARVIARQRLDVALRAFARLGQGEPDALHDLRVALRRLRTWLRAYRPALDDTVTRTSRRAFAKLARATNDARDDEVALAWLHALAGVPSEIQPDHQRLLAALPVEQQRTAQTAAKYVARRLPAAAERLSRQLEQYYVRRSVDRDEELTMHGLTASLLRQHRRRLARALARARASADVAGAHRARIEGKHLRYLLEPLDSDRRVAHAVRRLKTLQDRLGEHHDAQLLRDRLRRAGAPELAALAERDGHRSFTSFRRSWNASRTARELRGIDAIAARVRGRRVQGPPSSNRSSRGRPEDVA; via the coding sequence ATGTCCGAGCCGCAGTTGACCTCCGAGTTGTTGGCGCAGCCGGCGGCGCGTGCCGCGCGGGTGATCGCGCGCCAGCGGCTCGACGTGGCCCTGCGCGCGTTCGCACGGCTCGGGCAGGGTGAACCGGACGCGTTGCACGATCTGCGCGTTGCGCTTCGGCGGCTCCGCACCTGGCTCAGAGCCTATCGGCCGGCGCTCGACGACACGGTAACGCGCACGTCGCGGCGCGCCTTCGCGAAGCTGGCGCGGGCCACCAACGACGCGCGCGACGACGAGGTGGCGCTGGCCTGGCTGCACGCGCTTGCCGGCGTGCCGTCCGAGATCCAGCCCGATCACCAGCGCCTGCTCGCCGCGCTCCCCGTGGAGCAGCAGCGCACGGCCCAGACGGCGGCCAAGTACGTGGCCCGGCGTCTGCCGGCCGCGGCCGAGCGCCTGTCGCGCCAGTTGGAGCAGTACTACGTGCGCCGCTCGGTGGATCGCGACGAGGAACTGACCATGCACGGCCTCACCGCCAGTCTGCTGCGGCAACACCGGCGCCGACTGGCCCGGGCGCTCGCCCGCGCACGGGCGTCGGCCGATGTGGCGGGCGCCCATCGGGCGCGCATCGAGGGCAAGCACCTGCGCTACCTGCTGGAGCCGTTGGACTCCGACCGCCGGGTGGCGCACGCCGTGCGGCGGCTCAAGACGCTGCAGGATCGTCTGGGTGAACACCACGACGCGCAGTTACTGCGCGATCGGCTGCGGCGCGCCGGCGCGCCCGAGTTGGCCGCCCTCGCGGAGCGCGACGGGCACCGGTCGTTCACGTCCTTCCGGCGAAGCTGGAACGCGAGCCGCACGGCGCGCGAACTGCGCGGCATCGACGCGATCGCCGCGCGGGTGAGGGGGCGGCGAGTGCAGGGCCCGCCCTCCTCGAACCGGTCATCTCGCGGCCGACCCGAAGACGTCGCATAA
- a CDS encoding PPK2 family polyphosphate kinase, with amino-acid sequence MLLRPVSARTPLRLADRDAAPPAGLPTGDALDDDLREQTTRISKLQRVFYADARHALLIVLQGRDAAGKDGTIRHVFSAVNPQGCEVTSFKEPTDLEQRHDYLWRVHGRVPARGMMGIFNRSHYEAVLVERVRGLVPKRVWEARYRQINDFERMLTENGVVILKFFLHVSRREQKRRLRDRLTDETKNWKFNAGDLEDRARWGAYTAAYRDALRRCSTKWAPWYVVPADVNKVRNWLIANTIAKTLANLRLRYPKGDPAILSLKIR; translated from the coding sequence ATGCTGCTCCGTCCCGTCTCTGCTCGAACGCCGCTCCGCCTCGCGGACCGCGATGCGGCCCCTCCGGCGGGCCTGCCCACCGGCGACGCGCTCGACGACGACCTCCGCGAGCAGACGACGCGCATTTCCAAACTGCAGCGCGTGTTCTACGCCGACGCGCGCCACGCGCTGCTGATCGTGCTGCAGGGGCGCGATGCCGCCGGCAAGGATGGCACGATCCGGCACGTGTTCTCCGCCGTCAATCCCCAGGGCTGCGAGGTCACGAGTTTCAAGGAGCCCACCGACCTCGAGCAGCGCCACGATTATCTCTGGCGCGTGCACGGCCGCGTGCCGGCGCGCGGCATGATGGGCATCTTCAACCGCTCGCACTACGAAGCCGTGCTGGTGGAACGCGTGCGCGGTCTGGTGCCGAAACGCGTATGGGAAGCGCGCTACCGGCAGATCAACGATTTCGAGCGCATGCTCACCGAGAACGGCGTCGTCATCCTCAAGTTCTTCCTCCACGTGTCCCGCCGGGAGCAGAAGCGCCGCCTTCGGGATCGCCTCACCGACGAGACCAAGAACTGGAAGTTCAACGCCGGCGACCTCGAAGACCGCGCGCGTTGGGGGGCGTACACGGCGGCCTATCGCGATGCGCTCCGGCGGTGCAGCACGAAGTGGGCGCCGTGGTACGTGGTGCCGGCCGACGTCAACAAAGTGCGGAACTGGCTGATCGCCAACACGATCGCGAAGACGTTGGCCAATCTCAGACTGCGCTATCCCAAAGGCGACCCCGCGATCCTCTCATTGAAGATCAGGTAG
- a CDS encoding TCR/Tet family MFS transporter, giving the protein MTANRRPAITFIFITVVLDVLAMGVMLPVLPELIKEFMGGNTARAAEIFGVFGTVWAGMQFVFSPVMGVLSDRFGRRPVILISNFALGFDYLVMALAPSLAWLFLGRVVSGIAGASFTPAGAYIADVLPPEKRAHGFGLIGAAWGLGFVLGPAMGGVLGATNIRLPFYVAAGLTLLNAMYGLFVLPESLPPERRRPLNFRRASPVGSLKLLRSHRELLGLATVNFLYYMAHQVLPSVYVLYVGLRYGWGERTIGLTLAGVGLATAIVQGGLVRPVVARFGERRSLMLGLFGGAVGLVLFGLASTPWVFWVGIVLSATMGFYGPSVQGLMTHRVSPSEQGQLQGANSSITGITGMLGPGLFTVTFAYFIGGSARHWHLPGAPFLLAALFLLVGMAVAWRATRPEAVAEAGALGAA; this is encoded by the coding sequence GTGACCGCGAACCGCCGCCCCGCCATCACTTTCATCTTCATCACGGTCGTGCTCGACGTCCTTGCCATGGGCGTCATGCTGCCCGTGCTCCCCGAACTGATCAAGGAGTTCATGGGCGGGAACACGGCCCGGGCCGCCGAGATCTTCGGCGTGTTCGGCACCGTGTGGGCCGGCATGCAGTTCGTGTTCTCGCCGGTCATGGGCGTGCTCTCCGACCGGTTCGGACGCCGCCCCGTGATCCTGATCTCGAACTTCGCGCTCGGCTTCGACTACCTCGTCATGGCGTTGGCGCCGTCGCTCGCCTGGCTCTTTCTGGGGAGGGTCGTCTCGGGTATCGCGGGGGCGAGCTTCACGCCGGCCGGTGCCTACATCGCGGACGTGCTCCCACCCGAGAAGCGCGCCCACGGGTTCGGCCTTATCGGCGCGGCCTGGGGGCTGGGGTTCGTGCTCGGCCCAGCCATGGGCGGCGTCCTGGGCGCGACCAACATCCGCCTGCCGTTTTACGTGGCGGCCGGACTGACCCTGCTCAACGCCATGTACGGCCTGTTCGTGCTTCCCGAGTCGCTGCCGCCCGAACGCCGCCGGCCGCTGAACTTCCGCCGCGCCAGCCCCGTCGGATCGCTGAAGCTGCTCCGGTCGCATCGCGAACTGTTGGGACTGGCCACGGTGAATTTCCTGTACTACATGGCCCACCAGGTGCTGCCCAGCGTGTACGTGCTGTACGTCGGGCTCCGCTACGGCTGGGGCGAGCGTACCATCGGGCTCACGCTGGCGGGCGTCGGCCTGGCTACGGCCATCGTGCAGGGCGGCCTCGTCCGCCCGGTCGTCGCCCGGTTTGGTGAGCGCCGGTCGCTCATGCTGGGGCTGTTCGGTGGCGCGGTGGGACTGGTGCTGTTTGGCCTCGCCAGCACGCCGTGGGTGTTCTGGGTGGGCATCGTCCTGTCGGCAACCATGGGGTTCTATGGCCCGTCGGTGCAGGGGCTCATGACGCACCGCGTGAGTCCATCGGAGCAGGGCCAGCTCCAGGGTGCGAACAGCAGCATCACGGGCATCACCGGCATGCTGGGCCCCGGCCTGTTCACGGTGACCTTCGCCTACTTCATCGGCGGTTCGGCGCGGCACTGGCATCTGCCGGGCGCCCCGTTCCTGCTCGCCGCGCTGTTCCTGCTCGTGGGGATGGCGGTGGCATGGCGGGCCACGCGGCCCGAGGCGGTTGCCGAGGCCGGGGCTCTCGGGGCGGCCTAA